A DNA window from Ignavibacteriales bacterium contains the following coding sequences:
- the grpE gene encoding nucleotide exchange factor GrpE — translation MDEENINNSNQQKTEEQPVNFQNQLPELTETDMLSSKIVELENNVNQYKEQVLRKAAEFENYKKRIENETGNIIRYANEELIEKFLPVIDDFDRSLVALKNTNSDSLIKGIELIYNKFIRILELQGVKPMNVVGQPFDPEFHNALLQMPSSDFPQNTILQEVEKGYLLHDKVLRHAKVVVSSGTNNPEGSPNNNLSEMD, via the coding sequence ATGGATGAGGAAAACATAAATAATTCGAACCAACAAAAAACAGAAGAACAACCGGTAAATTTCCAGAATCAACTGCCCGAACTAACCGAGACCGATATGCTCAGTTCGAAAATAGTTGAGTTGGAGAACAATGTGAATCAATACAAAGAGCAGGTGTTAAGGAAAGCAGCCGAGTTTGAGAATTACAAAAAACGGATTGAGAATGAAACGGGGAATATAATTCGATACGCGAATGAAGAATTAATTGAAAAATTTTTACCGGTGATCGACGATTTTGACAGATCGTTAGTCGCATTGAAGAATACAAATTCGGATAGTCTTATCAAAGGTATTGAGTTGATATATAACAAGTTCATAAGAATACTCGAACTTCAAGGAGTCAAGCCGATGAATGTGGTGGGACAACCTTTCGATCCGGAATTCCACAACGCGCTTCTCCAAATGCCCTCTTCAGATTTTCCACAAAATACAATTTTACAAGAAGTTGAAAAAGGATATTTATTACACGATAAGGTATTGAGACATGCAAAAGTGGTAGTTTCTTCCGGTACGAATAACCCCGAAGGATCACCTAATAACAATTTATCTGAAATGGACTAA
- the dnaJ gene encoding molecular chaperone DnaJ has translation MAKRDYYDILELSRSASQDEIKKAYRKAAMKWHPDRNPGNKEAEEKFKESAEAYEVLSDENKRRRYDQFGHEGMRAGSDFHTYTNFNDVFQHFSDIFGGGIGGSIFEDVFTGGRSSSRGRTQVGVPGSDLKIRLKLSMEEIATGVEKKLKVKRWKNCDICSGSGAKSGSSKTNCPVCNGNGEVRQVSRSVFGQFISVTTCSNCGGEGRIIKDRCTNCHGEGRVQGETTIKVNVPAGVSDGNYIPLQGQGNAGQRGGEPGDLIVVIEEELHPIFTRNGDDILLDLLVSFPQVVLGAEIEIPTISGKAKLKIEPGTQSGKILRLRGKGIPNLRGDYRGDQLVRVNVHVPAHLSKEDKELVKQLSKSDSMQPHEGDKSANSDKSFFEKMKDILS, from the coding sequence ATGGCAAAACGAGATTATTACGATATACTTGAACTTTCACGATCGGCATCGCAGGATGAAATTAAGAAAGCATACAGAAAGGCGGCTATGAAGTGGCATCCTGATAGGAATCCGGGAAATAAAGAAGCTGAAGAAAAATTTAAAGAATCGGCAGAGGCATACGAAGTACTGAGTGATGAAAATAAGCGGAGACGATACGATCAATTCGGGCATGAAGGAATGCGTGCCGGCTCTGATTTCCATACGTATACAAATTTCAATGATGTCTTTCAACATTTCAGCGATATATTTGGCGGAGGTATTGGTGGCAGTATTTTTGAAGATGTATTCACCGGTGGTAGATCATCATCACGTGGAAGAACACAGGTTGGTGTACCCGGCTCCGATTTAAAAATTCGATTGAAACTTTCGATGGAAGAGATCGCTACGGGTGTTGAAAAAAAGTTGAAAGTTAAACGATGGAAGAACTGCGATATCTGCTCAGGAAGCGGAGCTAAATCCGGGTCATCCAAGACGAATTGTCCTGTTTGTAATGGCAACGGTGAAGTGCGGCAAGTTTCCCGCTCGGTGTTCGGTCAATTTATCAGCGTAACCACATGCAGCAATTGTGGTGGCGAAGGACGAATCATTAAAGATCGCTGTACGAATTGCCATGGAGAGGGAAGAGTGCAGGGTGAAACGACGATCAAGGTAAATGTTCCGGCGGGTGTGTCTGACGGGAATTATATTCCACTGCAAGGGCAAGGTAATGCGGGCCAGCGCGGCGGCGAACCTGGTGATCTGATCGTCGTCATCGAAGAAGAATTACATCCGATTTTTACACGCAACGGTGACGATATCCTTCTTGATTTGCTTGTGAGTTTTCCACAAGTGGTATTGGGTGCAGAGATTGAAATCCCGACAATCAGCGGTAAGGCAAAATTAAAAATTGAACCCGGTACTCAATCCGGGAAAATACTCCGATTGCGCGGGAAAGGAATTCCTAATCTGCGTGGCGATTATCGGGGCGATCAATTAGTCAGAGTTAATGTCCATGTTCCTGCTCATTTATCGAAGGAAGATAAGGAGTTGGTGAAGCAACTGTCAAAAAGCGATAGCATGCAGCCGCATGAAGGAGATAAATCGGCAAATTCAGACAAATCATTTTTTGAAAAAATGAAAGATATTTTATCCTGA
- a CDS encoding helix-hairpin-helix domain-containing protein produces the protein MSIISKFNQTLGFTKNETRIILFLVLIFLAGIGIKLFKSSYTSKPSYDFSSIDSEFYTRSATGDSVSSELSAIENQKDKSTGGDRSISKGKYSTSVDINSASIAELMALPGIGEGIAKNIIAYRKSNGNFKSVSDLKKVGGIGDKKFEKLLPLVTVGK, from the coding sequence ATGAGTATTATTTCCAAATTTAATCAAACACTCGGCTTCACTAAGAATGAAACCCGGATTATCTTATTTTTGGTTTTAATATTTTTAGCCGGAATCGGTATCAAACTCTTTAAATCTTCTTATACATCGAAACCGAGTTATGATTTTTCATCTATTGATTCTGAGTTCTACACGCGTTCTGCTACCGGTGATAGCGTTTCATCAGAATTAAGTGCAATTGAAAATCAAAAAGATAAATCTACCGGAGGTGATCGTTCGATTTCCAAAGGAAAATATTCAACATCGGTCGACATAAATTCAGCATCGATTGCTGAACTGATGGCTTTGCCGGGAATTGGTGAAGGTATAGCCAAGAATATTATCGCATATAGAAAGAGCAATGGAAATTTCAAATCTGTTTCCGATTTGAAAAAAGTCGGTGGTATTGGAGATAAGAAGTTCGAAAAATTATTACCGTTAGTTACGGTTGGAAAGTGA
- the rsmD gene encoding 16S rRNA (guanine(966)-N(2))-methyltransferase RsmD, whose amino-acid sequence MRIITGKYKGRVLETLPDKSVRPATDRVKTTIFDMLQNRLGLKGILVLDMFAGSGSLGFEALSRGAGKVVFVDEMEEILDVMEKNAETLNCIPDTEIIRSDAMSYIEKSNRSFDLIFADPPYAYERLSEIPRIIFEKKILNTDGYLIIEHSKRTAFEPSPLYSLAVQKEFGNTRVSFFVHHKLNGDEA is encoded by the coding sequence ATGAGAATTATTACAGGGAAATATAAAGGGAGAGTGCTTGAGACATTGCCGGATAAATCTGTAAGACCTGCGACAGATAGAGTGAAGACAACGATTTTCGATATGCTTCAGAACAGATTGGGATTGAAAGGTATTCTTGTGCTCGATATGTTCGCAGGAAGTGGAAGTTTGGGATTCGAAGCATTGAGCCGGGGGGCGGGAAAAGTTGTTTTCGTCGACGAAATGGAAGAGATCCTGGATGTGATGGAAAAAAACGCGGAAACACTCAACTGCATTCCCGATACTGAAATCATACGGAGCGATGCTATGAGTTACATAGAAAAATCGAACAGATCATTCGATCTCATATTCGCGGATCCGCCTTACGCGTATGAACGATTAAGCGAGATTCCGCGAATCATCTTTGAAAAGAAAATTTTAAATACAGACGGTTATTTGATAATCGAGCATTCCAAGCGGACAGCATTCGAGCCGTCGCCGCTATATTCGCTTGCGGTGCAAAAGGAATTCGGCAACACGAGAGTGAGTTTCTTTGTTCATCATAAATTGAATGGAGATGAGGCATGA
- the coaD gene encoding pantetheine-phosphate adenylyltransferase produces MKTAIYPGTFDPITFGHLDVIERASGMFDKVIVMVARNNSKTPLFGVEERMKMIKEAVKKIKNVTVESYDGLLVDFARKKKAKAIVRGLRAISDFEYEFQMALMNRKLANEVTTVFLMPHEKYTYLNSSIVREIARMGGDVSGFVPVSVKKALLKKIK; encoded by the coding sequence ATGAAGACAGCGATATATCCGGGAACATTCGATCCTATAACCTTCGGTCATCTCGATGTCATTGAACGGGCAAGCGGAATGTTCGATAAAGTGATTGTAATGGTTGCCCGCAACAATTCAAAAACTCCTCTGTTCGGAGTTGAAGAACGGATGAAGATGATTAAAGAGGCGGTGAAGAAAATTAAAAATGTTACTGTTGAAAGTTACGACGGATTGCTCGTAGACTTTGCACGGAAGAAAAAAGCGAAGGCAATTGTCCGCGGATTACGCGCTATTTCGGATTTTGAGTATGAATTCCAGATGGCTTTGATGAACCGTAAACTTGCTAACGAGGTTACAACTGTCTTCCTTATGCCACACGAGAAATATACTTATCTGAATTCAAGCATCGTACGTGAGATCGCAAGAATGGGGGGAGATGTATCGGGATTTGTGCCGGTGAGTGTGAAGAAAGCACTGTTGAAGAAAATTAAATAA
- a CDS encoding prephenate dehydrogenase — protein sequence MKICILGFGKMGSWLANELTEEHEVTVYDPDISKCKKVVGVNILNAPNQIKEVEPQILINSVSLQNTIDSFRTILQYLPKDCMLCDVASVKTDLPAFYREAGYRFVSLHPMFGPTFATLTELRHENAVIIRESNNEGKEFFHKLFQQLGVNIFEYSFSEHDVMMAYSLTLPFVSSMVFSSCVSTDTVPGTTFKRHLEVARGLLSEDDFLLAEIIFNPNSLAQLEKINNRLNFLWHIVKNRDTDEALRFFKTLRENIQLSTGENGNKDKC from the coding sequence ATGAAAATTTGTATTTTAGGATTCGGGAAAATGGGATCGTGGTTAGCAAACGAACTCACCGAAGAGCATGAAGTCACAGTTTATGATCCTGATATAAGCAAATGCAAAAAGGTGGTTGGAGTTAATATCTTGAACGCCCCCAACCAAATTAAAGAAGTAGAGCCACAAATACTTATAAACAGTGTGAGTTTGCAGAACACAATAGATAGCTTCCGGACAATTCTTCAGTACCTTCCTAAAGATTGTATGCTCTGCGATGTTGCTTCCGTGAAAACAGATTTACCGGCTTTTTACCGTGAGGCAGGTTATCGCTTCGTATCGCTGCATCCAATGTTCGGCCCGACATTCGCAACGCTTACCGAACTGCGGCATGAAAACGCGGTCATCATTCGTGAATCGAATAACGAAGGAAAAGAATTTTTCCATAAACTCTTTCAGCAGCTCGGTGTTAATATATTCGAATACTCATTCAGCGAACATGACGTGATGATGGCATACTCGCTTACACTTCCATTCGTTTCATCGATGGTTTTTTCTTCATGCGTGAGTACGGATACCGTACCGGGAACAACCTTCAAGCGGCATCTTGAGGTTGCAAGAGGATTGCTATCTGAGGATGATTTCTTGTTAGCAGAAATTATTTTCAATCCCAATTCACTTGCTCAGTTGGAAAAAATAAATAATCGGTTGAATTTCTTATGGCATATTGTGAAGAACCGCGACACAGATGAGGCGCTGCGTTTCTTTAAGACGTTGAGGGAGAATATTCAACTATCGACAGGTGAAAACGGTAATAAAGATAAATGCTGA
- the pheA gene encoding prephenate dehydratase encodes MNSKDIRNKIDHLDTQIVNLLHQRMEYALQAGKHKESVIDPEREQKILHNVTSQEFAVLDHKFIIDMFKAIMTESRELQTKNMKLVGFQGEHGAWSEIAIHKLSHDMVAIPCFEFNDVFSGVVNKELDCGLVPIENSIEGSVNEVNDLLIESDLKITGEIIIPIHHNLLALPGVDHQEIRAVYSHPQALAQCRSFLYRNKLEARPFFDTAGAARWLRNEGQRSAGVIASSLAADIHGLEIVKENIEDNHENSTRFVLLSLEEIDGDSDKCTISFSTRHHVGALFDILKVFADNQINLTRIESRPIRKNPGAFGFLIDFQVNPEDSKVLETIKKVERLTADFKNLGFYKGAKI; translated from the coding sequence ATGAATTCAAAAGATATAAGAAACAAGATTGACCATCTCGATACGCAGATAGTTAATTTGCTGCACCAACGAATGGAATATGCGCTTCAAGCTGGCAAACATAAAGAATCAGTCATCGACCCCGAAAGAGAACAAAAAATTCTACACAATGTAACTTCCCAGGAGTTTGCCGTCCTCGACCATAAGTTTATCATCGACATGTTCAAAGCGATAATGACAGAAAGTCGTGAGCTTCAGACAAAAAATATGAAGTTAGTGGGGTTCCAGGGTGAACACGGGGCGTGGAGCGAGATTGCGATCCATAAACTCTCGCATGATATGGTTGCCATACCATGTTTCGAATTCAACGACGTATTCTCGGGCGTTGTGAATAAAGAACTAGATTGCGGTTTAGTGCCAATTGAAAATTCTATTGAAGGTTCCGTGAATGAAGTCAACGACTTGCTGATTGAAAGCGATCTGAAGATTACAGGCGAGATCATCATTCCAATTCATCATAATCTGTTAGCGCTGCCGGGTGTTGACCATCAGGAAATTCGCGCAGTTTATTCTCATCCACAGGCATTGGCACAATGCCGTTCATTTCTCTATCGCAACAAACTCGAAGCGCGGCCATTTTTCGATACGGCAGGTGCTGCACGGTGGCTGAGAAACGAAGGACAGCGTTCCGCCGGTGTTATCGCGAGCAGTTTGGCTGCCGATATTCACGGACTTGAAATCGTGAAAGAAAATATTGAAGACAATCACGAAAATTCTACTCGCTTCGTTCTGCTCTCTCTCGAAGAAATTGACGGTGATTCGGATAAATGTACCATATCGTTCTCGACTCGTCATCACGTGGGTGCGCTGTTTGATATACTGAAAGTTTTTGCCGACAATCAAATAAATCTCACCCGTATTGAATCGAGACCTATAAGAAAAAATCCGGGTGCCTTCGGGTTTCTTATCGACTTTCAAGTAAACCCGGAAGACTCAAAAGTGCTCGAAACTATAAAGAAAGTGGAACGATTAACAGCCGATTTCAAAAACTTGGGATTTTACAAAGGAGCAAAAATATGA
- a CDS encoding NAD(P)-binding domain-containing protein: MIKKIGIIGSGTVGQTLANGFIKHQYEVMLGTNTQSKYEELKNKINNKARVGSFAETAAFGDMLIIATKGSAAEVVIKSIWIGAIKGKTIIDTTNPISDTPPVNGVIQYYTSPNESLMERLQKLAPGAKFVKAFSSIGSALMVNPNFGGMKPTMFFCGNDEGAKAEVKTILTQFGFEPEDMGKAEAARAIEPLAMLWCIPGFLNNQWMHAFKLLKK; this comes from the coding sequence ATGATCAAGAAAATTGGAATTATCGGATCCGGTACTGTGGGTCAAACATTGGCTAACGGATTCATCAAGCATCAATATGAAGTCATGCTGGGAACAAATACCCAGAGCAAATACGAAGAACTGAAGAACAAAATCAACAACAAAGCACGCGTTGGCTCGTTTGCCGAAACTGCTGCGTTCGGTGATATGCTTATAATTGCGACTAAAGGGAGTGCCGCAGAAGTTGTGATTAAATCAATATGGATTGGTGCCATTAAAGGAAAAACTATTATCGATACTACCAATCCCATCTCCGACACCCCGCCGGTAAATGGTGTTATACAGTATTACACCTCACCCAATGAATCTCTGATGGAACGTTTACAAAAGCTTGCGCCGGGAGCAAAGTTTGTGAAGGCGTTTAGTTCTATCGGCAGTGCGTTGATGGTGAATCCCAATTTTGGTGGCATGAAACCAACTATGTTTTTTTGCGGAAACGATGAAGGAGCAAAAGCTGAAGTGAAAACAATACTCACGCAATTTGGTTTTGAGCCGGAAGACATGGGCAAGGCAGAAGCGGCACGCGCCATAGAACCGCTTGCAATGCTTTGGTGCATTCCGGGATTTTTAAATAATCAGTGGATGCATGCGTTTAAGTTACTTAAGAAATAA
- a CDS encoding retroviral-like aspartic protease family protein, translating to MKFQQRPVFGFTTRYDNITNVLTNQISVSEAFDPNIGEPEPPKKQFICIWDTGATHTVISTNVINTLNLKPSGRTIVQTVGEGGKANEYEVNTYFVNIYLPNNVMIIGVVVAEGGIGGGDLLIGMDIISMGDFVITNHEGQTCLSFRTPSVETIDFVKEIDEYNLRYGHLNLSADEKRKLRNRQKKDRRKDR from the coding sequence ATGAAGTTTCAACAAAGACCTGTATTTGGCTTTACTACCAGATATGATAACATAACCAATGTATTAACTAATCAAATATCTGTTAGTGAAGCATTTGATCCGAATATTGGTGAACCGGAACCACCTAAGAAACAGTTCATCTGCATCTGGGATACAGGAGCCACTCATACAGTTATTAGTACAAATGTTATCAACACTTTAAATCTTAAACCTTCCGGTCGAACTATTGTCCAGACCGTTGGAGAAGGTGGAAAAGCTAACGAATATGAAGTGAATACATATTTTGTTAATATCTATCTTCCAAATAATGTAATGATCATTGGGGTAGTAGTAGCTGAGGGTGGAATTGGTGGGGGTGATCTTTTGATAGGGATGGACATAATCAGTATGGGCGATTTTGTCATAACAAATCATGAGGGACAGACATGTTTAAGTTTTCGGACTCCCTCAGTAGAGACGATCGATTTTGTTAAAGAGATTGATGAGTATAATTTGAGATATGGACATCTCAATTTATCTGCAGATGAAAAGCGAAAATTACGGAATCGTCAAAAAAAGGACAGAAGAAAAGATCGTTAG
- the pckA gene encoding phosphoenolpyruvate carboxykinase (ATP) has protein sequence MNNILNIKTPAQDQAKALKSDYGLDNHSLTNLNTVYWNLPTEALYEEITFRGEARISKLGPIIANTGKHTGRSANDKFVVKEPSTQDKVWWGEYNRPFNQDKFNEVLSRLQGFLQGRDLFVQDCYAGADEEYRLPIRIITEKAWHSAFVRNMFILPKTAEEYKRHVPDFTIMSIPSFKGLPQIDGTATETFILLNFEQKIGIIGNTAYAGEIKKSIFTVMNFLLPLEGVMPMHCSANIGKEKDTALFFGLSGTGKTTLSADPNRGLIGDDEHGWSDDGIFNFEGGCYAKVIQLSPTAEPEIYACTKKFGTILENVVYDPVTRKIDLDDPTLTENTRASYPLEYIDNAVPEKVGGHPKNIILLTCDGLGVLPPIAKLSPEQAMYQFISGYTTKVAGTEMGLGKEPELTFSACFGAPFMVHHPAVYADLLKRKMLKYGAHCWLVNTGWVGGPYGVGKRISIKYTRQLLNAALSGELLKVKFKKDPIFGFEVPETCGDIPQSVLNPASSWNSKEAHATKYKQLASRFIENFKKYETGCPIEVIKAGPKV, from the coding sequence ATGAATAACATCTTAAATATAAAAACACCGGCACAGGATCAAGCTAAAGCCCTTAAGAGCGACTACGGTCTTGATAATCATAGCTTAACAAATTTAAATACAGTTTATTGGAATCTGCCGACAGAAGCACTGTACGAAGAAATCACATTCAGAGGTGAAGCTCGAATTTCTAAACTCGGTCCAATCATTGCGAACACAGGCAAACACACCGGTCGTTCTGCAAACGATAAGTTCGTTGTTAAAGAACCATCGACACAAGATAAAGTCTGGTGGGGCGAGTACAACCGACCATTCAATCAGGATAAGTTCAACGAAGTCCTCAGTCGTTTACAGGGTTTCTTGCAAGGAAGAGATTTGTTCGTGCAAGATTGTTACGCCGGAGCCGACGAAGAATACAGGCTGCCTATCCGCATCATAACAGAGAAGGCATGGCACAGCGCGTTCGTGCGAAATATGTTCATCCTGCCAAAAACTGCCGAGGAATACAAACGACATGTTCCCGATTTCACAATCATGTCTATTCCGTCGTTCAAAGGACTCCCTCAGATCGATGGAACAGCAACTGAGACATTTATTCTACTAAACTTTGAACAGAAGATAGGCATCATAGGAAACACAGCATACGCCGGTGAAATAAAAAAATCTATTTTTACGGTTATGAATTTCCTTCTTCCTCTGGAAGGTGTAATGCCAATGCATTGTTCCGCGAATATCGGCAAAGAAAAAGATACAGCTTTGTTCTTTGGATTATCTGGCACCGGAAAAACTACGCTTTCAGCCGATCCGAACCGCGGACTAATCGGCGATGACGAACATGGCTGGAGTGACGATGGTATATTCAACTTTGAAGGCGGATGTTACGCCAAGGTGATTCAACTTTCGCCGACTGCCGAGCCGGAAATCTATGCTTGCACGAAAAAGTTCGGAACAATTTTGGAGAATGTTGTTTACGATCCGGTTACACGCAAGATAGACCTTGACGATCCCACACTTACTGAGAATACACGCGCATCGTATCCGTTAGAGTACATCGATAACGCGGTACCGGAGAAAGTCGGCGGGCATCCCAAAAATATCATTCTTCTCACTTGCGACGGACTTGGTGTTCTTCCACCGATTGCGAAACTCTCACCCGAACAGGCGATGTACCAGTTCATATCAGGTTACACTACGAAAGTTGCCGGCACCGAGATGGGACTTGGTAAAGAGCCGGAACTGACATTCAGCGCGTGCTTTGGTGCGCCGTTCATGGTTCATCATCCGGCAGTTTATGCCGACTTGCTTAAACGAAAAATGTTGAAGTACGGCGCTCACTGCTGGTTAGTGAACACCGGTTGGGTTGGCGGTCCTTATGGAGTTGGAAAGCGCATAAGCATTAAGTACACACGGCAATTATTGAACGCGGCGCTTAGCGGCGAATTGCTTAAGGTTAAATTCAAAAAAGATCCGATCTTTGGTTTTGAAGTACCTGAAACCTGCGGAGATATCCCGCAAAGCGTTCTCAATCCTGCTTCATCATGGAACAGTAAAGAGGCGCACGCGACGAAATACAAACAGCTCGCGAGCCGGTTCATCGAAAACTTCAAAAAGTACGAAACCGGCTGTCCGATAGAAGTGATAAAAGCAGGACCGAAGGTGTAG
- a CDS encoding pyridoxal phosphate-dependent aminotransferase: MNVSQLARSIPESPTLRLTEEARLLKEKGEAVIHLGAGEPKNKAPINAILSSAAKLNTGDVKYTPTDGTPSLKKAIIRYTEENYDKMVAPENIIVSAGAKQSVYNLLFTLLNPQEEVIILAPYWVSYPEMVRMCYGVPVIVTPEDGSFHPRMKDIEQKVSSYTKAIIINSPNNPSGMIYSEQFIAEIIEFCERKGIYCIMDDIYHKLIFDGRKTVSAYKHTKIDLENSKLIIVNGISKLYGMTGFRIGWTIAPKALTEIMINVQGQITTTTSIILQAAAEGALMGLQSIVDGLRLMIENNRNVMIQELQSFNGVKINKPDGTFYCLPDFRAYNNNSLELSKFLLKKALVVTVPGKEFGMEGHLRLSYCGTIKEIKQGIERIKWALDPNSPNEIFIGERKLVRDWL, encoded by the coding sequence ATGAATGTGAGTCAGCTTGCACGTTCTATCCCTGAATCGCCTACTCTGCGGTTAACCGAAGAAGCTCGTCTGCTGAAGGAAAAGGGCGAAGCAGTTATTCACCTCGGAGCGGGTGAACCGAAAAATAAAGCTCCGATTAATGCCATTCTAAGTTCGGCAGCTAAACTTAATACAGGCGATGTAAAATATACGCCGACCGACGGCACGCCATCTCTCAAAAAAGCAATCATCCGTTACACTGAGGAGAATTATGACAAGATGGTTGCACCCGAAAATATTATAGTCTCGGCAGGTGCGAAACAATCTGTCTACAACCTACTCTTCACGCTTCTTAATCCTCAGGAAGAAGTAATCATTCTTGCGCCATACTGGGTCAGTTATCCTGAAATGGTGCGTATGTGTTACGGTGTCCCTGTCATCGTTACACCGGAAGATGGAAGTTTCCATCCGCGAATGAAAGACATTGAGCAAAAAGTAAGCTCGTACACGAAAGCAATTATCATTAACAGTCCGAATAATCCTTCAGGCATGATATACAGCGAGCAATTCATCGCTGAGATAATAGAATTCTGTGAGCGTAAAGGAATTTACTGCATCATGGACGATATCTACCACAAATTAATTTTTGATGGAAGAAAAACAGTTTCTGCCTACAAACATACAAAAATAGATTTAGAAAATTCCAAGCTAATTATCGTAAATGGAATATCTAAGCTGTATGGTATGACCGGTTTCCGGATCGGCTGGACGATTGCACCGAAAGCATTGACCGAAATTATGATAAACGTTCAGGGACAAATCACTACGACAACTTCTATCATTCTTCAAGCAGCCGCTGAAGGTGCATTGATGGGATTGCAAAGCATTGTTGACGGTTTACGATTGATGATAGAAAATAACCGCAATGTTATGATACAGGAGCTGCAATCATTCAACGGCGTGAAGATTAATAAACCTGACGGAACATTTTATTGCTTACCCGACTTTCGGGCGTACAATAATAACTCGCTCGAGCTTTCAAAATTCTTATTGAAGAAAGCACTCGTTGTTACGGTTCCGGGGAAAGAATTCGGCATGGAAGGTCACCTGCGGTTGAGTTACTGCGGTACTATCAAAGAGATTAAACAAGGAATTGAAAGAATAAAATGGGCGCTCGATCCCAACTCACCAAATGAAATCTTTATCGGCGAACGGAAATTAGTGAGGGATTGGTTATGA
- the rlmB gene encoding 23S rRNA (guanosine(2251)-2'-O)-methyltransferase RlmB — protein sequence MDYEKQQPSHSGHNPPKPFRHKNRPGRPDRQGRPDRQSRADHQSRAVYQGRPDHQSRPDRQPRPYRQDHKEHHNHQERPSPLRVVHDRKPTADIVAGRQPVMEALRAGRIIEKIVILAGVKGSSIEKIKQLAKKNRIPFVEVGKMKFRDLVSDTTTQGVVAIVGTKTYVEIEDILQVAEQRNEKPFVLILDEIEDPQNLGALIRTAECAGVHGVVIPKHHAATINQTVSKTSAGASEHLLAAKVTNIVNTIDELKEKGIWVVGTDSDAEKLYTDIDFSGPVALVIGNEGKGVRQLVKEKCDFVVRIPLFGKIQSLNASVAGALLMYEAVRQRIIVNQNIPPVIREIPPDENLAEEMSDVDEEEDDFNKA from the coding sequence ATGGATTACGAAAAACAGCAACCATCTCATTCGGGACACAATCCCCCAAAACCTTTCCGTCACAAAAACCGCCCCGGGCGGCCGGATCGGCAAGGGCGTCCCGACAGGCAATCACGAGCCGACCATCAATCACGTGCGGTCTATCAAGGGCGACCAGATCATCAATCAAGACCAGATCGTCAACCACGTCCGTATCGCCAAGACCATAAAGAACATCATAATCATCAAGAGCGTCCATCACCATTAAGAGTAGTCCACGACAGAAAACCGACTGCCGACATAGTTGCCGGAAGACAGCCCGTTATGGAAGCATTGCGCGCCGGAAGAATAATTGAAAAGATAGTGATACTTGCCGGCGTAAAAGGATCGTCGATAGAAAAAATTAAACAACTTGCCAAGAAAAATCGCATACCTTTTGTCGAAGTTGGGAAAATGAAATTCCGCGATCTCGTAAGTGACACAACAACTCAGGGAGTTGTAGCGATTGTTGGAACGAAAACTTATGTTGAAATAGAAGATATATTGCAAGTAGCAGAACAACGAAATGAAAAGCCATTCGTTTTAATTTTAGATGAAATAGAAGATCCTCAAAACCTCGGCGCGTTAATTCGCACCGCTGAATGCGCGGGTGTTCACGGGGTTGTTATACCCAAACATCACGCTGCAACAATCAATCAAACGGTATCTAAAACGTCTGCCGGAGCCAGCGAACATCTGCTTGCCGCTAAAGTTACAAATATCGTAAATACAATCGATGAACTTAAGGAAAAAGGAATTTGGGTAGTCGGTACAGATTCCGATGCCGAAAAACTTTACACGGACATCGATTTTAGCGGACCAGTTGCGTTGGTGATAGGCAACGAGGGAAAAGGTGTTAGACAACTTGTGAAGGAGAAATGCGATTTCGTCGTGAGGATTCCGTTATTCGGAAAAATACAATCGCTGAACGCTTCGGTTGCTGGCGCGCTTTTAATGTACGAAGCGGTTCGTCAGAGGATAATCGTCAACCAAAACATTCCTCCTGTAATTCGCGAAATACCTCCGGATGAAAATCTTGCCGAAGAAATGTCTGATGTAGATGAAGAAGAGGACGATTTCAACAAAGCATAA